Within Felis catus isolate Fca126 chromosome A1, F.catus_Fca126_mat1.0, whole genome shotgun sequence, the genomic segment TATAAACATCTTGGGCCACAAAAGGCTGTGCCTGTGGGCCGTGGCGAGGAACCAGGGGCCTGGGTTTGACCCAGGTCTTACCACCATAAACACACTCCCACGACGGGGACTGAAAGCCTGCCTGGGCCTTGGCCCGCCGCCCGCGATGCAAGGGTCTCGGCCCAGCGCCCCATTGCCCAGCCTGTCTCCAGGTACGGGACCATGGACAGCGGCACGCGGCGGAAGAACGCCACGCGCGAGACCACCAGCACGCTCAAGGCCTGGCTGCAGGAGCACCGCAAGAACCCGTACCCCACCAAGGGCGAGAAGATCATGCTGGCCATCATCACCAAGATGACCCTCACGCAGGTGTCCACCTGGTTCGCCAACGCGCGCCGGCGCCTCAAGAAGGAGAACAAGATGACGTGGCCCCCGAGGAACAAATGCGCGGATGAGAAGCGACCCTACGCGGAGGgcgaggaggaagaagggggcgAAGAGGAAGCCAGGGAGGAGCCCCTCAAAAGCACCAAGAATGAAGGTGGGTGGGACCTGCAATGCTAAGGCTGGGGCACCGAGGCCGGGGACTCCCTGTGCCTTCTTCTTGGGTTCTGGGACCTCTGAAGACATTGAACCTGGGGTAGTAAGAGCAAACTGTCAGGGCACGGGCAACAAATGAAATGAGCTGACCCATGGGGGCCCTGACCTGGGGGCCTGCGGGAGTAACTGGGAACAGGCTTAAAGAAATCCAAAACAGCGCTTAAAACAATAGACacactcctcctccccccaccccccattgaTTTGAGCAGGAAATCGCTAGGCTTCTTTGTTACCGCTTGGGGTTCTGGAGCAGGTGGGAGGTACAGGTGCTTCTCCtagcttgggggcggggggcgggcccATAACTATGCGGCAGAGCTAGGAAGGAAGAGGTCGGTCCAGATTAGcgccttcctctcttcctgcacTGCCCCCTCTTTCTACCCCGCGCAGAGACGGTGGGCAAAGGGGAGAAGGATCTAGAACTCACAGACTTGGAGGATTTCGACCCGCTGGAGGCGGAGCCCCCTGAGTGCGAGCTGAAACCGCCCTTCCAGCCCCTGGACGGCGGTCTGGAGCGCATCCCCGCCGCGCCTGACGGTCCAAGCGCCCCGGGAAAGGAGGCTTCCGGCACCCTCCGGATGCCCCTGGCCGCTGGTGGCGCGGCCGCCCTGGACCAGGACCTGGAGAGGGCCAGAAGCTGCCTCCGGAGCGCGGCGGCTGCGCCCGAGCAGCAGCCTGGCGCTGGGGGCGGCTCGCAGGCCTGCGAGGCCAAGCTGGGCTTCGCGCCGGCTGGGGCGACGGCGGGCCTCGAGGCCAAGCCGCGCATCTGGTCGCTGGCTCACACGGCCACCGCGGCCGCCACAGCCCTGAGCCAGACTGAGTTCCCCTCGTGCATGCTGAAGCGCCAAGGCTCCGCTGCCCCTGCGGCTGCTTCCTTGGCTCCTGCGTCGTCCTCGCCTGCGGCCCCGGCCCCCACTGGTGCCCTGGACAGGCACCAGGACTCCCCGGTAACCAGTCTCAGAAACTGGGTGGATGGGGTCTTTCACGACCCTATCCTCAGGCACAGCACTTTGAACCAGGCCTGGGCCACCGCCAAGGGCGCCCTCCTGGACCCAGGACCGCTGGGACGCTCCCTGGGGGCAGGTGCCAACGTGCTGACGACGCCCCTGGCGCGCGCTTTCCCGCCCGCCGCGCCCCACGACGCCCCGACCGCAGGCTCAGCCAAGGAGCTGCTGGCGGCGCCCAAGGCGGGGGGCAAGCCCTTTTGCGCCTAACGGGCCCCGCCCCGCGCGGAGGAGGAGCAAACGGGGAGCCGGCCTGCTGCGCGTCGCAGACTCTGTTTCCACGGAGTTTCCAAAGCAGGACGGGAGCGCGTCCAAGTGCAGGCAGCCCACCCGCCGTGGGGGGACCGGCCGAACTCGGCCCTCCCGGCCACAGACCCCGCCTGGACAAGCATTGGTCCGGGCCATTTCCGACCTCCGCCCCGGGCCCCAGCCGGGTAGGGACGCTCCCAGAGCAGAAGGGAGCCGCCCCGGAGCCTAAAGTTTACGTCCCAAAGTTTACACGGACCAGACATTTCAGCTCTGAGGCTTAGTTTTGCTGCCTCCTCCCGGGTTTGAGGCATCCTTGCTCCTTCCGAAGACCCCTCAGCCTGCTGACCCGCGTTGTCCTCAGCACATCTTCCAGCAACCGCACTCCCACCTGTTTACACTGTTGCACACTCGTAACTCGATAAAATTACGGTTTTTTACGTGTATGTTCACACCAATAATTGCCTGCTTCAGAGGCTGATATAACAAACCAATAAAGCGAGTGATGGTGTTTGCATTGCAAAATGAACACGCTTCACACCCAGGGGGTTGAGGTCTTGCCCAGGAAAGGTGCTAATCgcccagggcaggagggggctgCGGCCTGCCCAGTGCCCCGCGAAGTGTCCCCGCGGAGCCCAGACGTCCTGCTTCAAAGCCCCGTTTATAGCAACGGTTACAGGAACTTCCAGGAATTTTGGAGTCTGTGAGAGAAGTGCACAGGCCCTAAACTTCAAACTCTCCCCCGTTACCACACTCCACAATGCTGAGAAAGTGGGGGCTTCCCTTGCAAGATTAGAGTAACTTTTAAACTTGCTAAATTCCctggaactgggggggggggggggggcggggcggggggcgtggACTGCGTTCCGACTGTCCTGAGCCGAGGTGACGCGGCCttcccgcccccggccccgcctcccctccctcctgggacCCGCCGCCCCGCCCGCGCTCCGAAAGCCCGGGGCtgcgcccggggggggggggaggcgagcGCTTAGTCGGCTGCGGGTAGAAGGCGGGGCTGGGAGTggaggccccggggcgggggcgggggcggggggcgagccCCGCCTGGCCCCGGTTCCCGCGCGCTTCCAGCCCTGGGTTCCCGCTTCcctccggcccccacccccacccccgcggagcccggcccggcccgcaCCTCCGAGCCCAGGAAGCTCTCGGGGCGCTCCCTCCGGTGGCGCGGGCCCCTGGAGGGCGGCGGGGAGCGCTGCGCTCTGCACTCGGGGTCCCCTCGCCGGCCAGCGCTCGGCTGCAGGGGCCTCGTCGCAGTCGCAGGCGTCCCGAGGAAGGACGGATCGGCAAGTCGGCGAACctgccggggggcggggggccttGGAGGCGCCCGCGAGGCGGAGTCCCTCCCTGCGAGGGTTGGGACTGGACAGGGGCCCGCCCCCGCGGGGTCCCGGGCCGCCGGGGAGCCGCTCCGGGGCGGGCCTCGAGCGCTGGCGGCCAGAGGCCGGTGTCGGGGTCCGCGCCCCAGAGCGACCGGACCTCGACCCCCGGCCCCTGAGAGAAGGGGGCGGTCCCGGACCCCGGTGGCCGGGCGGGCGCCGCGCCCCAGGCCTGTCCGGGCCGCGCGGTAATTGGATTGTATCCGCGCGCTGTCACCGTATTGACTTTCGCTCCCGTGGATGATATCATCGGGACTCGGAGGCTCACCGCTGATGCGCCTGTCAAAGGCTGGGCGGGGGCCCCCGGCCCGGTGAGCGAGCATCAGCCAAGATAATTTgaagtgaaattttcattttgacaGTAAACCCCTCAATTTCTAAAGGCTCCGCGCTCCGAGAGCTCGCTGGCAGGGGGAGGCTTTGCGGAAAGCCCACGTCTTAGACTGAAAAGGGCAAAAGAACTCGAATTAGTTGTAATAGATAAAAGGGCAAAAATAAAGAGTCAAGGGTACTTGACAGTAATAGCGAGAGTGGAGTCTCGGGGGAGACGCGTTGCGGCCGCGGCTGGGGCGCCAGGAATTTTAATGCGGCCGAGGGCGGCTgcccccgcgcccccaccccagccccagacaAAGCCAGACATTTTCAGCAAAAATGAGGCTTCGCTGACGCAggcggcgcggcgggcggggTAGGGGCTGTGGGGGCCGCGGGGCCCGGGCCCCGGAGCGGGTGGCAGGGGCTGTGGGGGCCGCGGCCGGGTctggacccccgcccccccctcccgaTCCCCCGCAGCCAGtccggggtgggtggggggggcccAGAGGGCTCCCGCTGCCGACCACGCCTTGGCCCTGGAGACCTCACACTCTGGGCAGGGTCTGTGGCGCAGGAAGCCCGGCCGGTCCCCGCAGACTGGAGGTCAGAATCCCGCACCGCAGGAGCCCCCAGACCTTGGTGGCGCCAACTGGAAGAGACTTGTTTGATTAATCTGCAAAATTGTGGGGATAAAGACatcaggtgggggcggggagtcaGCCAcgcaccccccaccaccaccaccaggggCTGTCCCTTGGACCTCCCCCTTACCTTTGGGGGCAATGCTCTGGAAGGCTGGCCGTAGGCACCCTTACCCCCAAGTGGCC encodes:
- the IRX4 gene encoding iroquois-class homeodomain protein IRX-4 isoform X4, whose product is MSYPQFGYPYSSAPQFLMTTNSLSTCCESGGRTLADSGPAASAQAPVYCPVYESRLLATARHELNSAAALGVYGGPYGGSQGYGNYVTYGSEASAFYSLVSTWFANARRRLKKENKMTWPPRNKCADEKRPYAEGEEEEGGEEEAREEPLKSTKNEETVGKGEKDLELTDLEDFDPLEAEPPECELKPPFQPLDGGLERIPAAPDGPSAPGKEASGTLRMPLAAGGAAALDQDLERARSCLRSAAAAPEQQPGAGGGSQACEAKLGFAPAGATAGLEAKPRIWSLAHTATAAATALSQTEFPSCMLKRQGSAAPAAASLAPASSSPAAPAPTGALDRHQDSPVTSLRNWVDGVFHDPILRHSTLNQAWATAKGALLDPGPLGRSLGAGANVLTTPLARAFPPAAPHDAPTAGSAKELLAAPKAGGKPFCA
- the IRX4 gene encoding iroquois-class homeodomain protein IRX-4 isoform X2; amino-acid sequence: MSYPQFGYPYSSAPQFLMTTNSLSTCCESGGRTLADSGPAASAQAPVYCPVYESRLLATARHELNSAAALGVYGGPYGGSQGYGNYVTYGSEASAFYSLNGFDSKDAPGSAHAGLAPAAAAAYYPYEPALGQYPYDRYGTMDSGTRRKNATRETTSTLKAWLQEHRKNPYPTKGEKIMLAIITKMTLTQVSTWFANARRRLKKENKMTWPPRNKCADEKRPYAEGEEEEGGEEEAREEPLKSTKNEETVGKGEKDLELTDLEDFDPLEAEPPECELKPPFQPLDGGLERIPAAPDGPSAPGKEASGTLRMPLAAGGAAALDQDLERARSCLRSAAAAPEQQPGAGGGSQACEAKLGFAPAGATAGLEAKPRIWSLAHTATAAATALSQTEFPSCMLKRQGSAAPAAASLAPASSSPAAPAPTGALDRHQDSPVTSLRNWVDGVFHDPILRHSTLNQAWATAKGALLDPGPLGRSLGAGANVLTTPLARAFPPAAPHDAPTAGSAKELLAAPKAGGKPFCA
- the IRX4 gene encoding iroquois-class homeodomain protein IRX-4 isoform X3, which encodes MSYPQFGYPYSSAPQFLMTTNSLSTCCESGGRTLADSGPAASAQAPVYCPVYESRLLATARHELNSAAALGVYGGPYGGSQGYGNYVTYGSEASAFYSLDAPGSAHAGLAPAAAAAYYPYEPALGQYPYDRYGTMDSGTRRKNATRETTSTLKAWLQEHRKNPYPTKGEKIMLAIITKMTLTQVSTWFANARRRLKKENKMTWPPRNKCADEKRPYAEGEEEEGGEEEAREEPLKSTKNEETVGKGEKDLELTDLEDFDPLEAEPPECELKPPFQPLDGGLERIPAAPDGPSAPGKEASGTLRMPLAAGGAAALDQDLERARSCLRSAAAAPEQQPGAGGGSQACEAKLGFAPAGATAGLEAKPRIWSLAHTATAAATALSQTEFPSCMLKRQGSAAPAAASLAPASSSPAAPAPTGALDRHQDSPVTSLRNWVDGVFHDPILRHSTLNQAWATAKGALLDPGPLGRSLGAGANVLTTPLARAFPPAAPHDAPTAGSAKELLAAPKAGGKPFCA
- the IRX4 gene encoding iroquois-class homeodomain protein IRX-4 isoform X1, translated to MSYPQFGYPYSSAPQFLMTTNSLSTCCESGGRTLADSGPAASAQAPVYCPVYESRLLATARHELNSAAALGVYGGPYGGSQGYGNYVTYGSEASAFYSLLRPQARGILQNGFDSKDAPGSAHAGLAPAAAAAYYPYEPALGQYPYDRYGTMDSGTRRKNATRETTSTLKAWLQEHRKNPYPTKGEKIMLAIITKMTLTQVSTWFANARRRLKKENKMTWPPRNKCADEKRPYAEGEEEEGGEEEAREEPLKSTKNEETVGKGEKDLELTDLEDFDPLEAEPPECELKPPFQPLDGGLERIPAAPDGPSAPGKEASGTLRMPLAAGGAAALDQDLERARSCLRSAAAAPEQQPGAGGGSQACEAKLGFAPAGATAGLEAKPRIWSLAHTATAAATALSQTEFPSCMLKRQGSAAPAAASLAPASSSPAAPAPTGALDRHQDSPVTSLRNWVDGVFHDPILRHSTLNQAWATAKGALLDPGPLGRSLGAGANVLTTPLARAFPPAAPHDAPTAGSAKELLAAPKAGGKPFCA